Proteins encoded by one window of Candidatus Nitrosocosmicus hydrocola:
- a CDS encoding NUDIX domain-containing protein: MNTKEYKNPIPTVDAIIQRRSEILLIRRKKGPFKNMLALPGGFVNDNETVEDAIIREVSEETTLEIKLLDILGVYSDPNRDPRKHIMTTVFIGEINGDNTIKAVAADDASEIVWIDLASVEKYGFGFDHKKIINDYKKWKLGRGTFWSSKN, translated from the coding sequence GTGAACACAAAGGAATACAAAAATCCGATCCCTACCGTTGATGCAATTATTCAAAGAAGGTCGGAAATTTTACTTATCAGACGAAAAAAAGGTCCCTTTAAGAACATGCTGGCACTGCCTGGTGGATTCGTAAATGATAACGAAACCGTAGAAGACGCGATAATTAGAGAAGTAAGTGAAGAAACCACACTTGAAATTAAATTATTGGATATTTTGGGGGTTTACTCAGACCCCAACAGAGACCCACGTAAACATATCATGACCACTGTTTTTATAGGCGAGATTAATGGAGACAACACCATCAAAGCTGTAGCAGCAGATGATGCTTCAGAGATTGTTTGGATAGATTTAGCGTCTGTTGAAAAGTATGGGTTCGGATTTGACCATAAGAAGATTATTAATGATTATAAAAAGTGGAAGCTTGGGCGCGGTACATTTTGGTCGTCTAAAAATTGA
- a CDS encoding ion transporter: MLTSIRKIVNNPSFNHFITIVILIQAAVLVLETIPTFNAYYSILESISMGVLIVYIIEAGLKISGSYPNFSNYFKNGWNILDFSIIILSLIPLGGGYSTIARLIRLLRVTRLSNRSKEMSVVVMTIIKSIPSMVNIFLLLSLLFFMYSIAGYHLFSSIDPAHWGSLPRAIITLFQILTLEGWVEVMAPATHANPLNILFFISFIVIGTFIVINIFVAVIVRKSEEAYKALEEEIRHPATQNEILFEIKEIRKKIDELESRLTK; the protein is encoded by the coding sequence TTGCTAACATCAATCAGAAAAATAGTTAATAATCCTTCATTTAATCATTTTATAACAATAGTCATACTAATCCAAGCAGCCGTATTAGTTTTAGAAACAATTCCAACTTTTAATGCATATTATTCTATTCTTGAATCAATCAGTATGGGAGTACTTATTGTCTACATCATTGAAGCAGGATTAAAAATTTCTGGCTCTTATCCTAATTTTTCAAACTATTTTAAAAATGGGTGGAATATTTTAGATTTTTCAATAATAATACTGTCATTGATACCTCTTGGCGGCGGATACTCTACCATTGCACGTCTAATTAGACTGTTGCGAGTTACACGACTCAGTAACAGATCTAAGGAAATGTCAGTTGTAGTGATGACTATTATTAAATCGATTCCTAGTATGGTAAACATATTTTTACTTTTATCATTACTGTTCTTTATGTATAGTATTGCAGGATATCATTTATTTAGCTCTATTGATCCAGCACATTGGGGCTCACTACCTAGAGCTATTATAACACTTTTCCAAATCTTGACATTGGAGGGCTGGGTGGAAGTTATGGCGCCGGCAACTCATGCAAACCCGCTAAATATTCTTTTCTTTATCAGTTTCATAGTGATCGGTACATTCATAGTTATCAATATATTTGTGGCCGTCATTGTTCGAAAATCAGAAGAAGCGTACAAGGCATTAGAAGAGGAAATTAGACATCCTGCTACCCAAAATGAGATATTGTTTGAGATAAAAGAAATAAGAAAAAAAATTGATGAATTAGAATCTAGATTGACCAAGTAA
- a CDS encoding MGMT family protein — MRNTRNKTTLTKKAKSTNDVIKSEDVYEMLRTIPAGMVSTYGDLAKSLGKPAASRHIGKILSKNPNPIVVPCHRVVKSDGNLGGYALGISMKKELLEGEGVLFVKDLKIEEFHKIRFYPHKRQTILKISK, encoded by the coding sequence ATGCGAAATACCCGTAACAAAACTACGTTGACAAAAAAGGCCAAGTCTACCAATGATGTGATCAAGAGCGAAGATGTTTATGAAATGTTACGAACTATCCCTGCTGGAATGGTTTCTACATATGGAGATCTTGCTAAATCGCTTGGAAAGCCAGCAGCATCACGACATATAGGAAAGATTCTAAGTAAAAACCCAAATCCAATTGTAGTGCCTTGTCATAGAGTAGTAAAGTCTGATGGAAATCTGGGAGGATATGCTTTAGGAATTTCAATGAAAAAAGAATTACTAGAAGGTGAGGGTGTGCTTTTTGTAAAAGATCTCAAGATAGAAGAATTTCACAAGATCAGATTTTACCCACATAAACGTCAAACGATATTAAAAATTTCGAAATAA
- a CDS encoding response regulator → MLTDSDVDHKHSIILVEDDVDVTNILAGHFTLTKFKVFKAKSAEACLDKLKELDYKVDVVFVNGTIAADRGPMLIVNIRKVSHEIKIFALAENENNKTRVLDYGADEFAIKPISPTTVVEKVSMLLMKRPAEAQAT, encoded by the coding sequence TTGCTAACTGACTCGGATGTTGATCACAAACATTCTATTATTTTGGTAGAAGATGATGTTGATGTTACAAATATTTTGGCCGGTCACTTTACTTTGACCAAATTTAAAGTATTCAAGGCCAAAAGTGCGGAAGCATGTTTAGACAAGTTAAAAGAGCTAGACTACAAGGTTGATGTAGTGTTTGTTAATGGGACTATAGCAGCAGACCGTGGACCAATGCTAATTGTGAATATAAGAAAAGTAAGTCATGAAATAAAGATTTTTGCACTGGCAGAGAATGAAAATAACAAAACTCGAGTTCTTGATTATGGCGCTGATGAATTTGCTATAAAACCAATCAGTCCAACGACGGTTGTTGAAAAAGTCAGTATGTTATTAATGAAACGTCCTGCCGAAGCTCAGGCCACTTAA
- a CDS encoding sensor histidine kinase codes for MRKGSFLSFFTANNSVIIAAILIIIIPLSLYFYFQQETESSIRNSIFEQQKQNQIGSSKAIATHLESDIELILSRLQGLASSPSIMNGDFTSNVTKTLLKDYYKIINSSTPVDRVFLQDKYGVSVLDVAPPDTINYTGINFSFREWVNQTKNTLSPVISDIFLGIDDKNRIAMTYPIVIKNISGSYYIGLVGAVIPTSEFFNFYGNIYDIQSQYLAVLDNNSTQLAHPVSSFVGKPFFGKYTQNLTGQNENLNNFVKTVLSGHPSTIIYEFMNGERLNTGHPVFIDGIPKYSVFVVTPTSIIYSTVDNIIEKERLQMLSLIIGIIAAVLLLILYLNRVNVTLDKAVKKRTAELEDANLKLESANKHIKIHDDMQKEFINMAAHELRNPVQSLLGFSDILGKLNKRDEEKRIALQYKDAIEAISRSSKRLKRLVDIIFDATQLDNNLLILNKESFDLKDMTEQLVTKYQTHDMLTNDNKTYVKSNSVIHNKHKHVIDFSYINNPPGPIVVKGDRAYLTQVMANLIDNAIEFTQNECTVKIIIDKVVDEGKVIVTISDNGYGIHPDILPLLFTKYVKKSRGGAGLSLYISKKIIEAHSGEIWANNNDNGKGATFGFSLPLEDQ; via the coding sequence ATGAGAAAAGGATCCTTTCTTAGTTTTTTTACGGCCAATAATTCTGTTATTATTGCCGCCATCCTAATCATTATCATCCCTTTATCGTTGTATTTTTATTTTCAACAAGAAACTGAAAGTAGCATAAGAAACAGTATATTTGAACAACAAAAACAGAATCAAATAGGTTCTAGCAAGGCCATTGCTACACACTTAGAATCAGATATTGAATTGATATTATCAAGACTCCAGGGATTGGCGAGCTCCCCTAGTATTATGAATGGGGACTTCACATCTAACGTTACAAAGACATTATTGAAAGATTATTACAAGATTATAAATTCGAGTACACCAGTAGATAGAGTATTCTTACAAGATAAATACGGTGTTTCGGTATTGGATGTGGCTCCCCCAGACACGATAAATTATACAGGTATCAACTTTTCTTTTAGAGAATGGGTAAATCAAACAAAAAATACTTTGTCCCCTGTTATCTCAGATATCTTTTTAGGAATAGATGACAAGAATCGAATCGCAATGACCTATCCCATTGTGATCAAAAATATTAGTGGGTCATACTATATTGGTCTAGTTGGAGCGGTAATTCCAACTAGCGAATTTTTTAATTTTTATGGCAATATTTATGATATTCAATCACAGTATTTAGCAGTACTAGACAATAATTCAACACAACTAGCACATCCGGTATCATCATTCGTAGGAAAACCATTTTTTGGAAAATATACTCAGAATCTTACAGGTCAGAACGAGAATCTAAACAATTTTGTTAAAACTGTATTATCAGGCCACCCATCTACAATTATTTATGAATTTATGAACGGAGAGAGGTTAAATACAGGACACCCAGTGTTTATTGACGGCATCCCGAAATATTCGGTTTTTGTTGTGACTCCAACATCGATTATTTATTCAACAGTTGACAATATTATTGAAAAAGAAAGACTTCAGATGCTCTCGTTGATAATTGGAATAATTGCCGCAGTATTGTTATTGATATTATACCTAAATAGGGTAAATGTAACATTGGATAAGGCAGTAAAAAAGAGAACTGCCGAATTAGAGGATGCAAATTTAAAACTAGAATCTGCAAACAAACATATCAAAATCCACGACGATATGCAGAAAGAATTCATAAACATGGCCGCTCATGAATTGCGGAATCCTGTTCAATCATTATTGGGATTCTCAGATATCTTAGGAAAATTAAATAAAAGAGATGAAGAAAAGAGAATTGCACTTCAGTACAAAGATGCGATAGAGGCAATTAGTAGAAGCAGCAAGAGGCTCAAAAGATTAGTAGACATTATTTTTGACGCTACACAACTAGACAATAATCTACTAATATTAAACAAAGAATCGTTTGACTTAAAAGATATGACAGAACAATTAGTAACAAAATATCAAACTCACGACATGCTCACCAACGACAACAAAACATATGTCAAGAGTAACAGCGTTATCCATAATAAACACAAACATGTTATCGATTTTTCCTATATCAATAATCCACCAGGTCCGATAGTTGTCAAGGGAGATAGGGCTTATCTAACACAGGTTATGGCTAACCTGATAGATAATGCCATTGAATTTACTCAAAATGAATGTACAGTAAAGATAATAATAGATAAAGTCGTCGACGAGGGCAAGGTCATAGTAACCATTAGTGACAATGGATATGGAATTCACCCTGATATTTTACCCCTTTTGTTTACAAAATATGTAAAGAAATCAAGAGGCGGAGCTGGCCTCAGCCTGTATATTTCAAAAAAAATAATTGAGGCACATAGCGGAGAAATTTGGGCCAATAATAATGATAATGGCAAGGGCGCAACCTTCGGATTCAGTTTGCCCCTTGAAGACCAGTAA
- a CDS encoding adenylate/guanylate cyclase domain-containing protein: MVKESDEVQNQKTTILNLFNSGLEPETISLELDIDEDIVKNIIEDEKNKDKREKTESNISNYLMNKFYLDAIIDVEEITKESQIRTWNALKSKPELNIIVKETQSILEQHAESKLKLVMLHIDLVGSTKMALTLPIDRLTTIIRAFAQEMTKIIAMYGGYVLKYIGDAVLAFFVIEDLGSKEQPNRNGLAIDKEDRRVERREGVGDGRNGSKMTETKSIGNGLTSLQFSNVISCASTMIKVLKEGINPILNQYDYPELKVRVGIDYGEVAIVQYGIDIYEFDNVIFKTPHLDLIGYTISVAVKMTSLAEPDHMVIGQKLFDRLEDNLKASFKKVQTNTEIWSYSNITNDGLYSLFTN; the protein is encoded by the coding sequence TTGGTAAAAGAGTCGGACGAGGTTCAAAATCAAAAAACTACGATTCTAAATCTATTTAATTCGGGTTTAGAGCCTGAAACTATTTCGCTTGAACTCGACATAGATGAAGACATTGTTAAAAATATAATAGAAGACGAGAAAAATAAAGATAAACGAGAAAAAACAGAAAGTAATATTTCTAATTATCTTATGAATAAATTTTATTTGGATGCAATAATAGATGTTGAGGAAATCACAAAAGAATCTCAAATCAGAACTTGGAATGCTTTGAAATCAAAACCGGAACTAAACATAATAGTAAAAGAAACTCAGAGTATTTTAGAACAACATGCTGAATCGAAATTAAAGTTAGTCATGTTGCATATTGATCTAGTTGGGTCTACTAAGATGGCTTTGACCTTGCCTATCGATCGATTAACAACAATAATTAGAGCTTTTGCTCAAGAAATGACAAAGATTATAGCAATGTATGGCGGATATGTTCTAAAATATATCGGTGATGCAGTATTAGCATTCTTTGTTATAGAAGATTTAGGAAGTAAAGAACAACCAAATAGAAATGGATTGGCAATAGATAAAGAAGACAGAAGAGTGGAAAGAAGGGAAGGTGTTGGTGATGGTAGAAATGGAAGCAAAATGACGGAAACAAAATCGATAGGTAACGGTTTAACCTCCCTACAGTTTAGTAACGTAATTAGCTGCGCCTCTACTATGATTAAGGTATTAAAGGAGGGGATCAACCCCATACTCAATCAATATGATTATCCGGAACTCAAAGTAAGAGTGGGTATAGACTATGGAGAGGTAGCTATAGTGCAATACGGGATAGATATTTATGAATTTGACAATGTAATATTTAAGACGCCACATTTGGATCTTATTGGATATACAATTAGTGTAGCTGTTAAGATGACGTCACTTGCAGAGCCAGATCACATGGTGATTGGTCAAAAGCTTTTTGATCGCTTAGAGGATAATTTAAAGGCATCATTTAAGAAAGTGCAGACTAATACTGAAATATGGAGCTATTCCAATATTACAAATGATGGGCTCTACAGTCTATTTACCAATTAA
- a CDS encoding response regulator, translated as MIKDTNDKTHHHHYVANQLMIIDDEKDLLFVYKSGLEIEGIQISTFDDPTLALEEFSKNSEKYCIVITDLRMPVMSGYEIINKFKFINPKIRIIMISAYNITEGEIIQNLDSNIKMDRLIRKPVTLEDLRKMIEDMWKEYKNTQ; from the coding sequence TTGATCAAGGATACAAACGACAAAACACATCATCATCATTATGTTGCAAATCAATTAATGATTATTGATGATGAAAAAGATTTGTTATTTGTATATAAAAGCGGACTTGAAATTGAAGGAATACAGATATCTACATTTGATGATCCAACTTTGGCCCTAGAGGAATTTTCAAAAAATTCAGAAAAATATTGTATTGTAATTACAGACTTGCGTATGCCAGTTATGAGTGGATACGAAATAATTAACAAGTTTAAGTTCATCAACCCCAAGATAAGAATCATCATGATATCAGCTTATAACATAACTGAAGGAGAAATCATTCAAAACCTAGATTCCAACATAAAAATGGACAGATTAATTCGAAAACCAGTCACCTTAGAAGATCTAAGAAAAATGATTGAAGATATGTGGAAGGAATATAAGAATACCCAGTAA
- a CDS encoding PPOX class F420-dependent oxidoreductase, which translates to MAQMTDNEIYAFLNRGTLTAKISTASLTGKPHVAPVWFVVDGGLSQSANDLVITFTTYSKSVKAKQLLSNPVVCLCVDDQEPPYTFVIINGIVDIDRSPNEEELLKFTTRIAERYMGNENAARFGKRNAVPGELIIRVRPTKIIAQKNVSE; encoded by the coding sequence ATGGCACAAATGACAGACAATGAAATCTATGCCTTTCTAAATAGAGGGACCTTGACTGCCAAAATATCTACTGCAAGTCTTACAGGCAAGCCACATGTTGCTCCTGTCTGGTTTGTAGTTGATGGGGGTTTGAGTCAGTCAGCTAATGACCTAGTAATCACTTTTACAACTTATAGTAAATCTGTTAAGGCTAAACAACTACTTTCTAATCCTGTGGTATGTTTATGTGTCGATGATCAAGAACCTCCCTATACTTTTGTAATTATCAATGGGATTGTTGATATTGATAGATCGCCAAATGAAGAGGAACTTTTGAAATTTACTACCCGGATCGCAGAACGTTACATGGGAAACGAAAATGCCGCAAGATTTGGAAAAAGAAATGCTGTACCTGGTGAATTAATAATTAGAGTCAGACCAACAAAAATTATTGCGCAGAAAAATGTTTCTGAGTGA
- a CDS encoding 6-bladed beta-propeller has translation MFLPNNSFSTISDPANITKNSTTNKTMTFIYDRTLSPQTESPNSTQIFQPEGVLTDELDNIYVNDIQSNEIKKYDKNGQFLTAWRNLVKDDLSLNHPHSSEIDKQGNFYLTDQNNQRIMVLSNNGTIIDTWGNDPNHGTLFLHPHGVAADSIGNIFVSDRDLDKIQKFTNNGTLIHLWGDSGTRSGQFDMPWDVAIDKQDDVFVPDYGNNRIQVFSNNGTFITQWGFEGVRNGEFNHPAVIAFDKLQKLYVTDSDNHRVQIFSKDGTFISEFGAEGTGPGQFAKPESIAIDSTGRVYVADTTNNNVQLFVPEN, from the coding sequence GTGTTCTTACCCAACAATTCCTTTTCTACTATTAGTGATCCTGCCAACATTACAAAGAACTCCACAACGAACAAGACAATGACCTTTATTTATGATAGAACACTTTCTCCTCAAACCGAATCTCCAAATTCAACTCAAATATTTCAGCCTGAAGGTGTATTAACTGATGAACTAGACAATATATATGTTAATGATATCCAATCAAATGAGATAAAAAAATATGACAAAAATGGACAGTTTCTTACTGCTTGGAGAAATTTAGTTAAAGATGACTTATCTCTGAATCATCCGCATAGCAGTGAAATTGACAAGCAAGGAAATTTTTATTTAACCGACCAAAATAACCAGCGGATCATGGTGCTCTCAAACAATGGAACTATTATTGACACATGGGGAAATGATCCTAATCATGGGACATTATTTCTGCATCCCCATGGGGTAGCTGCAGATTCAATAGGAAATATTTTTGTCTCTGATAGAGATCTTGACAAGATACAAAAATTCACAAATAATGGGACACTTATTCACTTGTGGGGAGATAGTGGAACTAGATCTGGTCAATTTGATATGCCATGGGATGTAGCTATAGATAAACAGGACGATGTATTTGTACCTGATTATGGGAATAATCGTATTCAAGTTTTCTCTAATAATGGAACTTTCATAACCCAATGGGGATTTGAGGGCGTCAGAAATGGGGAATTCAATCATCCTGCTGTGATTGCCTTTGACAAGCTACAAAAACTGTATGTTACGGATTCCGATAACCATCGAGTCCAAATCTTTTCTAAAGATGGAACATTCATTTCGGAATTCGGTGCTGAAGGGACTGGACCTGGCCAGTTTGCTAAACCTGAAAGTATTGCAATTGATTCAACAGGACGTGTTTATGTTGCTGATACTACAAATAATAATGTGCAACTATTTGTACCTGAGAATTAA
- a CDS encoding DUF5320 domain-containing protein, with product MGCGCGTGVSGIGVQTSRGFLTREEKVDLLKEYKNDLEKEVNGVSERIKELETV from the coding sequence ATGGGCTGTGGTTGTGGTACAGGCGTAAGTGGGATAGGCGTACAAACATCAAGAGGTTTTCTTACTCGTGAAGAAAAGGTAGACTTGCTAAAGGAATACAAAAATGACCTTGAGAAAGAGGTTAATGGAGTTTCAGAAAGAATTAAAGAGTTAGAGACCGTCTAA
- a CDS encoding SagB/ThcOx family dehydrogenase, translated as MNENIEDSLYYHEKTKHSQSSILNSHHYLDWHNRPNPFKVYVNLASIALPTNFPKPTMNAISAIRGDVYNEEKSQGVFLHNKQVDSNNNYQLMGLTEVSSILFFTCGVTRHIKFDSGTFYMRAASATGALYPIEVYIVCSDFPDDNFDAGIYHFNPGEFSLVSIRPGDYRKILSSFVGNSSEILKSPLSLIFTSNSWRNSWKYQSRSYRHWFWDLGVIIANLLAVIKSMGYNTRLNMGFIDDQVNNLIGLQTHDEASILIASIDGSEVPSGKKSDTISQGNFSTPHKTTIEPLFHKIYPLSFEQTFYPEIWKVYDSSKLVDNKEVTLWSKTHTLKTKRKDQEKNKIKKLYDLKNQSFDNDNLDINIQDIGKVILKRGSSRRFSNLSISSSIFSTILLNSFNLGGNIPLDYKSDNSSLIEFYVLVNSVEGLPSGGYYLDKCSNTLEFLRERPSENYSGHLCLDQSLFANASAVIFLMTDLKMALDTLGNRGYRAAQLEAGIIAGKIYLLSYACGIGASGSTFYDDEVNAFFCPNDKQMETMIAIGIGVPPYKSKSGKILPIRLSRDQMIDNIGSSDVF; from the coding sequence ATGAACGAAAATATTGAGGATTCACTATACTATCATGAAAAAACAAAACATTCCCAATCTAGTATATTGAATTCTCATCATTATTTGGACTGGCATAATCGTCCAAATCCATTTAAGGTATATGTTAATTTAGCTTCTATTGCACTTCCTACCAACTTTCCAAAGCCTACTATGAATGCAATTAGTGCAATAAGAGGAGATGTTTACAATGAAGAAAAATCCCAAGGCGTGTTTCTGCATAACAAACAAGTTGATAGTAACAACAATTATCAACTCATGGGATTGACAGAAGTATCGTCAATTCTGTTTTTTACTTGTGGGGTTACCAGACACATTAAATTTGATTCTGGAACTTTTTATATGCGTGCTGCTTCTGCTACGGGGGCACTCTATCCAATAGAAGTGTACATTGTATGTAGCGATTTTCCTGATGATAACTTTGATGCTGGAATTTATCATTTTAACCCTGGTGAATTTAGTTTAGTATCCATCCGTCCGGGTGATTATAGAAAAATTCTTTCTTCCTTTGTTGGAAATAGCAGTGAAATTTTGAAATCGCCACTATCGCTAATATTTACTTCCAATTCTTGGAGAAATTCATGGAAATATCAATCTCGCTCCTATAGACATTGGTTTTGGGATTTGGGAGTGATTATTGCCAACTTGCTGGCTGTGATCAAGTCTATGGGATATAATACTCGGTTAAATATGGGGTTTATAGACGATCAAGTTAACAACCTGATAGGACTACAAACCCACGATGAAGCATCAATACTTATTGCTTCTATTGATGGTAGTGAAGTTCCTAGCGGGAAAAAAAGTGATACCATTTCTCAAGGCAATTTCTCTACTCCACACAAAACTACAATTGAGCCACTTTTCCATAAAATATATCCACTTTCATTCGAACAGACTTTTTATCCTGAAATATGGAAGGTATATGACAGTTCAAAACTAGTCGATAACAAGGAGGTCACTTTATGGTCTAAGACTCATACATTGAAAACGAAAAGAAAAGATCAAGAAAAAAACAAAATAAAGAAATTATATGATTTAAAAAATCAATCATTTGATAACGATAACTTGGATATAAACATACAGGATATTGGAAAAGTAATCTTGAAAAGAGGATCTTCTAGACGTTTTTCAAATTTATCTATTTCTTCAAGTATATTTTCTACCATTTTATTAAATTCATTCAACTTAGGAGGGAATATTCCATTGGATTACAAGTCAGACAATTCCAGTTTGATTGAATTTTATGTTTTGGTTAATTCAGTTGAAGGGTTACCAAGTGGAGGATATTATTTAGACAAATGTAGTAATACTTTGGAATTTTTGAGGGAAAGACCATCAGAAAACTATTCGGGCCATCTTTGTCTTGATCAATCCCTCTTTGCAAATGCCAGTGCTGTCATTTTCCTGATGACCGACTTGAAAATGGCTCTTGACACATTAGGAAACAGAGGGTACAGGGCAGCTCAATTAGAAGCCGGGATAATTGCAGGAAAAATATATTTATTATCTTATGCTTGTGGTATAGGAGCTTCGGGCTCTACGTTTTACGATGATGAGGTAAACGCCTTTTTTTGTCCAAATGATAAGCAAATGGAAACAATGATTGCTATTGGAATAGGTGTTCCACCTTACAAGTCCAAATCTGGCAAGATATTACCAATAAGATTGTCAAGGGATCAAATGATAGATAATATTGGTAGTTCTGACGTATTTTGA